The nucleotide sequence ATTCTAAGGTTTCTCGGGCTTCGCGTTGTGCGCTGATGGTTCCGCGGATGCGAACGGCGACAAAGCATTTGCAGTTTTGTGTTTGTTGTTCAGACATTTTAGCTCACCCAATCCTTTGGAGTAATCAAACCGTAGGTCTTCTTTAGTGCATCGAAGGTAGCGTAAGCAAAGGAGGGAACTGTTCGTGTCGAGCCGTAGGTGCGTGTCCACAGGTCTTTGACTCCGGCTAAGCCCAGGATGACTTTGCCGACTTCGCCAGTGACCAAGCCTAAGCCTCTTGGACCAGGAACTATAACAACGCGGACGCTGCCACATTTGCCTTCCACCTGGAAAGGAACAGAGTGACCACGACCACAACCGCACTCCCAACTACCGCAGCCACGTTTAATGGGAACAATGTTTAAGCGTGCGTCAGCAGCGGCTTTTTCAATAGCGTTACGAACTTGACCAGCTTTTCCAGAACCCAAACCAACATAACCATCCCTGTTACCCACACAGACAATGGCTTTGAAACGGCTTTTTTCGCCTGCGTCAGTTTGTTTCTGAACCAAGTTAATGTTTATGACTTCTTCTTGCAGTTCAGGAAGCAAAGCATCCACTATTTGGGGTTCAGAAATCTTTAACCCGTTTAGGAAAACATCATCCAACGAAGTGATTTTGCCTTCCTGAATCATTTTGCCCAAACGTGTTTTAGGAACCCACTCTTCCAAGTTTGTCCTTGGGCGGTCTCTTGATCTTTGTCTTGACATTATGCTTTCTTACCACCTTTAGGTTTCTCTGCGGGCTTATCAGCCTTCGCTTTGGCTTTGGCAGGTGCCTTGGCTTTAGCGGGGGCTTTAGCCTTCTTTGGTTTTGACTCTTTTACTTTTGCTTCGGCGTTGAACGTTTTTAGGATGTCTGCTTTGACTTGCTCGAAGTGTTCGCTGGTCTTTGCGGGTGCAAGACCTTTTTTTATGGAAGCAGAGAATTTGGGTGCGTATTCTTCAGCTTCGCCTAGGGTCTGTGCGTATTCTACAATGTGTTCTCCAGCGCAACGTTCCTCAACGATTTTTTCGTCATCATGGGGAACTTCAACACCAGCGTCCACAACGCCGCTCATAGCAGCGAAGACTTTGGAGCCCTTCGTTGGTGAAACCAGACCCAAATCCAAGATTGCGTTTTCAACGCTTTTAGCTTTAGCTTTCAAGCCGCATAGTAGCCCTGTTAGATACGCCGCGGGGATGTTTCCAGTTGCAGCTTTCCAGCCATAAGAGTTGACTAACTCGCGGCTGTGCGCGGAAGCCAAAACTTCATCGCCATGAGCCTTGGCAACTACGATTTGCACGACAGTGTTTTTCAAGCTGCTACGGGTAACCAAACGAGGTTTTCCTGAAACCACGAAGGCTTTGCGTGCCTGATAATCAGTTTTCTGTTCACGACGCCTGCGCAGTTGAACTCTATAACGGGAACTCTTTGCCATTAACGTTTCCTCCACATTTCATGAGTTTTTGCGAACCGTTCCATTTCAGCAATTGACGCGAATCGTCCACTGCCAGCCATCAAATACAACTGTCGATAGTTGTGTTCTGTGACGGTACGG is from Candidatus Bathyarchaeota archaeon and encodes:
- a CDS encoding 30S ribosomal protein S5, with product MSRQRSRDRPRTNLEEWVPKTRLGKMIQEGKITSLDDVFLNGLKISEPQIVDALLPELQEEVININLVQKQTDAGEKSRFKAIVCVGNRDGYVGLGSGKAGQVRNAIEKAAADARLNIVPIKRGCGSWECGCGRGHSVPFQVEGKCGSVRVVIVPGPRGLGLVTGEVGKVILGLAGVKDLWTRTYGSTRTVPSFAYATFDALKKTYGLITPKDWVS